Sequence from the Coturnix japonica isolate 7356 chromosome Z, Coturnix japonica 2.1, whole genome shotgun sequence genome:
GCAGAGCCAATTGGACAGCAGAGAGCCGAGAATCCCATCCAGACCCAGGGTGGAGGAGCGGAGAGACTGCGCTCCCCACCACCCTGAGCTGCCGCTGCCGCAGCTCCGCGCTCCAACATCCACTAGTGGCACCTTCATCAGCACACTGGCCTCGGGAGTCAATCTGTGGCAGCCAGAGCCGCTCCGCGAGCAGCTTTTCAACAATCACCACCCCACAGCAGTCAGCAAGCCGCTGTCCTGGGGCAGTGGGTTGGAGCATAGCTTCTCCAAGCTCAGCATCCCCTGCGCGGCAGTGGTGCTGGAACAGACGGAGCACGCAGCCATGCTGCCCGGTCATGGTTCTGGCATGGTGCTGGAGCAGAACGAGGTGCTGCcctgccccagctgctgcttcGGACCCTTTAGCCTCACCTCTCTTTGTCACCAGCCAGCACCCAGTCCACCCCGCTACCAGAACCTCAACTGTGAGGCCAAGAGACTCCTCTGCCATGACTGCCTCCAGAAAGCCGAGGAGTCAGCGGAGCCCAGCCTGAAGCTGCCTGAGGCGCAGTCCTAGTTCTGGGAACCCCGCTGGGAGCCTGGGGTGCCCCCCTGCTCCATCACAATTTACTCAGCACATGGAAGCCCTTTCTGCTTGGAGGGCTGAAGTGCAATAACACTGCTGCCCCAGGTGGCAGGGCCGGGTCCCCACAAGTATGAATCCTGTGGGACTCCCCTGTCCCCATGGGCTCGCCCTCAGTGGGCTCTTACAGCCCCTCAGATGAGGGCAAGCAGGACTGGGCAGGGGGTGTGATGCAGTCGTGTGTGTATGTGAGCAATGGGGGTTCCAGCTGCCACCCCGCAAGTGTAGGATGCACACCTGGTCCCTTATACCATGAAACACCATGGTATGCAGGGGACTGGGGAAGGGGCCGGCACTGGGAGTCTCTGGGTACTGAGCCCCCAGTACATGTGTGCTGACCTGCCCAGTACCAGGGACTCATCCACATTACTCACCCCAAGCTGAGGGCACTGTGCAGCCCCCAGCATCTCTTGAGTGGCCAGGGGATAAGGGAGGGACAGGAGTGGGAGCCGGCTTTCCTCCCTCCCGCACAACGCACTGGTGAATGCagaactgttgtgtttttttttttattactattattaataatgataatgGCTAGTAATATATACCCAGCTTATTTAAGGTGTTCAATAAAAACTGAATGTCCCAACAAGTCGGGCTGATGCTTGTGTCTCTTGGTGTACACAGTGGGGTGGGGAGCACCCGTCTTGGGGTGACAGGGACTTGTTCTGACTGCGACCCAGCTTTGGCTCAGTGGCACTGAAGTGGCCAACTCAGCTGAGTCAAGAGGTGAAATTCCAGTTTGTGGGTTTGGGGAATTCCAGTTTATGGTATGGTTCAGTTTTTTGACACGGTTGGTGGGTGTagtggggatgggctgacatTTGTGTgggatgatcttagtggtcttttccatccttaatgattctgatGCTATGATAGTTGGATTTGCACTGTGGAGTCTTTGTCTTAgcagtaaagaagaaaacaagcagcagacaAGCCGTGTCTCTTTATTTGCTACAGTATGGAGTCAGCCAGCAGACAACGCAGAGCAACACATACACCTCTAAAATGCCTTTAACAGCCCTGTGCTCTTCAAGCAAAAGATTTACATATCAGTTAATCAACTAAATATGGCACGCGCAACCCCATAATAGAACACAACTTCCTCTGCTCTTGCCAGGCTGAACATAAGTCGGGGCCATTCTGCACATGCGTGGCAGCTATTTAAATTCCCCATGTCTTGTCTTACTAAGTGTCtggtgctggatgctgctgttgctttgggAGCCACGTGGTGCCGTCCTAAAGGTCACTGCTCTACTCTCTAATCAGCAGTAACACCCAAATGTCAATGCCGGCAGTAGCTCCGTCCTTGGGCTCCTGTGCTGCGTGAAAGCTGAAGCAGAGAGGATGCGGGCGCTGAAAGGGAAGGATGtgctcagtggggctgggatggggttTTCCCCATCTTTCCCCTTTGCTGCCTTCCTTGTGCACCGTGGGGCGAGCTGGCCGTGTCACTGCTCTCATCACATGAACGGGGAGCTGGGCCCTGCTGCCTTCTCACAGATCCAGAGCTGCAGGTCTTCTGGCCCCTCACATGGTGCCGCTTTGATGTTCCCACGGCTGATGACGGCACATGACCCGTTGGACTTCGGCTGCCAGGGTCTGGATGGAGACACACCACATTGGGCTTCCGCATGCATCTCACCCCAGAGGTGCTCCCTGTGTGTTCGGGGTGGAGGGGCAGGTAGGGGCTGAGCAGACGGGGCCGTTCCTCCTCACTGGTTTCAGACACCACAAGAGGAAGCAGAGGCGAGCAGGGCTGGTGGCACACGTGATGGGGAGGAGCCCGGATAGGGACAGGGGTCAACCATTTTGTTTAGACCCCAATAAAATGTGTGGGTTCCTTCATCCCTTCCCTCCACATCCCCTAGGCACAAGGCTTGGCTTTCCCATTGCATGGGCTCTGAGAATCTCAGCCCAGTACTCATGCATTGGCTACTGGAGGGATGTGAAGTGTTTCTTCAAACCTCACCAGAGGAGGGGGGATGTGGGCAAGGGGTACCTCTCATAGAGCGAGCCGTCCACCCAGATCCAGGCATCCGCCAACCCTTCATCATCTGCATCCCCTTCCTCCAGCCAGTCATATTCGTACCAGGGGTACTTGCTCTTCTGCAGCCCGATCCAGTACGCAACGTCTGCATTCTTCAGGAAGCTCTGGAGAAGGGACAAAAGGGCCTTTTGACACCTTCCATGTGGCTTGGGGGCTGCAGAGCCTTCATCTTCCCACAGAACCTGAGCAATCCTAGCCCCACGCCAAAGTCCaggtatcatagaatcatagaatggtcttaggctgaaaaggacctcaaagatcatcaggtgtcaactccctgctatgtgcagggtcgccaaccaccagaccaggctgcccagagccacatccagcctggctttgaatgcctgcagggatggggcatccacagcctccttgggcagcctgttccagtgagtcaccaccctctgtgtagAAAACTGCCTCCTAATCACTAACTTAACCTCCCCCACCtaagtttaaaaccatcccccttgtcctgtcactatccaccctcgtaaacagtcattctccctcctgtttataagctcctttcagataatagaaggccacaatgaggtttccccagagccttcttttctccaagctaaatgGCCCAGTTCCCTCATTCACAGGAGATCATCTCCCTCTGATCATCCtagtgtccctcctctggacccactccaatAGTTACAGATCTTTCTTGTGCTGTCCCCATGCTGTTGGGTGCCCCCAGCTTTGCAGTGccccagcactcagctcttGCTCCCTACCGGCACAGTCCAGCGACTCCAGGATTTGGTGATCAGGAGCTGAGAGTATTTCTCCTCgcactctgctctgctgtcatccCACGTCTTCTTTTCCGTTGAGATGAAGAGGCACTTGCCCCGGTAGAGCAGCCAGCCTGAGGGGCAGCAGTCTGGAGACAAGGACACAGCTCATCTCAGGCACTCACTGGCATCTGCAGAACCCCATCTCCTGCAGAGCTTCAGCCTTTCGGCCATCCCATCTCCACCCCTGGCCAAAAAGCCACCATCCCATCCACACCTCAGTACTGCAGGCACGCTGGGGCTGCCCAATTGCCATACCTATAGCCGTGCAGGAACGCAGCAGGGTCACAGTGCTCTCGCTAGCATTCAACCTTCCTTGCACACTGTTCAGCTCCTTTTGAGTTGCAGCCAGGGTCCCTGAGACAtattccagctctgcctcccacCTGCCCAGCTCCCGACGGCTGTTGTTGCCCTCCTGCCATGcttgctgcagctcctctcgCACTCGTGCCAGCTCCTGCCGCATCTTCTCCAGGCTCTGGTCCCTCACCTGCACCTCCTGTGAGAAGCGGCCACGCTCGGCCGCCTGCTCCAGGGATGTGTCCTGTAGCTGTCGAGTCACCTGCCAGtctggggaaagggaagggtgagcagggacatggggatggggcagcctgGGTGGAAGGAAAGGGGCTGAACATGGGGTGGGCGACCCCACTGAGTGGGAATGGATGGACCTGGCAGAGTGGGCTGGAgtaggagcagagcaggctgggaCAGGATTAGGATAagagagcaggaaaggaaaaccaagTGAGGAGTACGGGTGACGGCAGCCAAGGGAAATGCCCATGATGTGTGAGAGACAAGTTGCAGCTTGGGGCAGCTGGGACAGACAGACCTATTCCATGGGCATAGTCTGTGGCACCCACCCCAACCTCacccctctccatccccacatTCCATTGCCACTTGTCCCCACTCACAGCAGGCCCCCAGCACCAGAGaggccaccagcagcagcagactgaCAGCCAGCAGCCCCGCAGGGACACAACGCCAGCAGGACCAGCACCCTGCAAGACACCAAGTGGCCACACGTCACCCTCTGTCACCTCCTGGGCATCCCCAGACAGTGTGCTGGCAACACGGTGGCACAGCGTGGGTGCTTCCTCTCTCTAGGTAGGGAAAGGGGACTGCCCTGAAACAACATGCGCTGCCCACACCGTGATCTCCCACAT
This genomic interval carries:
- the LOC107305760 gene encoding B-cell differentiation antigen CD72-like — encoded protein: MAQGLLYADLRFAKGPGGRGMASQALEAALGMDEAESPHENTTPELPVGTAGEGAWRSPGCWSCWRCVPAGLLAVSLLLLVASLVLGACYWQVTRQLQDTSLEQAAERGRFSQEVQVRDQSLEKMRQELARVREELQQAWQEGNNSRRELGRWEAELEYVSGTLAATQKELNSVQGRLNASESTVTLLRSCTAIDCCPSGWLLYRGKCLFISTEKKTWDDSRAECEEKYSQLLITKSWSRWTVPSFLKNADVAYWIGLQKSKYPWYEYDWLEEGDADDEGLADAWIWVDGSLYERPWQPKSNGSCAVISRGNIKAAPCEGPEDLQLWICEKAAGPSSPFM